A section of the Flavobacterium ardleyense genome encodes:
- the priA gene encoding replication restart helicase PriA — MLYFVEVIIPLPLATTFTYQVSETEFNFIQPGLRIAVPFGKTKTYTALAISKHNLQPQDYDAKEIIEILDQTPKVTAIQLKHWQWISKYYMCAIGDVYRTAMPSSFILEGETIITLSNEISVDEDSLSDNEYLVYEALQQQPSLRIDEIISILNKKNIFPVIQTLVSRGIVLVGERLIEKYKPKKIKYIRINSEYSDSEGLSALMTELSKAAKQRDAVMTYFKLAAGNSKPIKAKLLTESGNISTSIIKALVDKEVFEIYHFDEDRVIFADSTLEAPSLSAVQQTAFSEIQQSLIDKNVCLLHGVTGSGKTEIYIRLIQEYLDKNQSVLYLLPEIALTTQLVGRLVKHFGNKVAVFHSKYSNNERVEVWNQVLESSSTAQVVIGARSALFLPFNDLGFIIIDEEHEQMFKQQDPAPRYNARDAAIVLANFHQSKVLLGSATPSVESFYNTQIEKYGLVQLSERFGKVQMPKIEIVDLKDKYFRKVMNGHFSDTLLESIQNSLDAGEQVILFQNRRGFSPVMECMTCGHVPQCRQCDVSLTYHKVHNHLRCHYCGFTIAKPISCHNCTSPHLTTKGFGTEQVQLELKELFPEAKVARMDQDTTKGKLGFDKLIDSFQNREYDILVGTQMVAKGLDFDNVSLVGIMNADNMLYHPDFRAFERSYQMLVQVAGRSGRSSKQGNVIIQTYNPMHAIIGQVVKGDYGAMYNDQLYDRKIYNYPPYFKLIRLTLKHRDFEKLKEGAMWLYQVVSQNFPIPVLGPEEPAINRIRNEYLRTILIKIPVNYSLELTKKTLGKILKSFEAVPQYRAIKVVVNVDP, encoded by the coding sequence ATGCTTTATTTTGTTGAAGTAATTATTCCACTGCCTTTAGCGACCACATTTACCTATCAAGTTTCTGAAACTGAATTTAATTTTATTCAACCAGGATTACGAATTGCTGTGCCTTTTGGAAAAACCAAAACCTACACCGCACTCGCTATTTCAAAGCATAATTTGCAGCCACAAGATTATGATGCAAAGGAAATCATCGAAATTCTTGATCAGACGCCCAAGGTCACTGCAATACAATTAAAACATTGGCAATGGATTTCCAAGTATTATATGTGCGCTATTGGAGATGTTTATCGAACTGCGATGCCATCGTCTTTTATTTTAGAAGGCGAAACAATCATTACGCTTTCAAATGAAATTTCGGTAGATGAGGATTCCTTGTCCGATAATGAATACTTGGTCTACGAAGCGCTACAGCAACAGCCAAGTCTCCGAATCGATGAAATTATTTCGATATTGAATAAAAAAAATATTTTTCCAGTTATTCAGACGTTAGTTAGCAGAGGAATTGTGCTTGTAGGAGAGAGATTGATTGAAAAATATAAGCCGAAGAAAATAAAATATATCCGAATTAATTCAGAATATTCAGATTCTGAAGGATTATCGGCACTGATGACTGAATTGAGTAAAGCCGCAAAACAGAGAGATGCGGTGATGACCTATTTTAAACTCGCTGCTGGAAATTCAAAACCCATAAAAGCCAAATTACTTACGGAGTCGGGGAATATAAGTACATCTATTATAAAAGCATTGGTAGACAAAGAAGTTTTTGAAATCTATCACTTTGACGAAGATCGCGTGATTTTTGCTGATTCTACTTTAGAGGCTCCATCGCTTAGTGCGGTACAACAAACAGCATTTTCAGAAATTCAACAGTCATTGATTGATAAAAATGTTTGTCTTTTGCATGGAGTTACTGGAAGCGGGAAGACTGAAATTTACATTAGACTCATTCAGGAATATTTAGATAAGAATCAGTCTGTTTTATATTTATTGCCTGAAATAGCCTTAACTACGCAACTCGTTGGAAGATTGGTCAAACATTTCGGAAATAAGGTTGCAGTTTTCCATTCAAAATATAGCAATAATGAGCGAGTTGAGGTTTGGAATCAAGTTTTAGAATCCTCATCTACTGCACAAGTGGTAATAGGCGCTCGATCGGCGCTATTTTTACCTTTTAATGACTTAGGGTTTATAATAATTGATGAGGAACACGAGCAAATGTTTAAGCAACAAGATCCTGCGCCTCGCTACAATGCGAGAGATGCGGCGATAGTGTTGGCAAATTTTCACCAGTCAAAAGTATTACTAGGATCAGCTACTCCAAGTGTAGAAAGTTTTTACAATACTCAGATAGAAAAATACGGTTTGGTGCAGCTGAGCGAGCGCTTCGGAAAAGTTCAGATGCCAAAAATAGAAATTGTCGATTTGAAAGATAAGTATTTCAGAAAAGTGATGAATGGTCATTTTAGTGATACTCTATTAGAATCTATTCAAAATAGTCTTGATGCAGGCGAGCAGGTAATTCTTTTTCAGAATCGCCGTGGCTTCTCGCCGGTGATGGAATGTATGACTTGCGGTCACGTGCCACAATGCAGGCAGTGCGATGTGAGTTTAACCTATCACAAGGTGCACAATCATCTTCGATGTCATTATTGTGGATTTACAATTGCCAAACCAATAAGTTGTCATAATTGTACAAGTCCACACCTCACTACCAAAGGTTTCGGGACAGAGCAAGTGCAGCTAGAGCTAAAAGAATTATTTCCAGAGGCAAAAGTGGCTCGTATGGATCAAGATACAACAAAAGGCAAACTTGGATTTGATAAATTGATTGATAGTTTTCAGAATAGAGAATACGATATTCTAGTAGGAACTCAGATGGTTGCCAAAGGATTAGATTTTGATAATGTAAGTTTAGTTGGAATAATGAACGCAGATAATATGCTGTATCATCCAGATTTCCGCGCTTTTGAAAGAAGCTATCAGATGCTAGTGCAAGTAGCGGGTCGTTCCGGTAGATCTAGTAAACAAGGGAATGTAATTATTCAGACCTATAATCCTATGCATGCAATAATTGGCCAAGTAGTAAAAGGGGATTATGGCGCAATGTACAATGATCAATTGTACGACAGGAAGATTTATAATTATCCTCCGTATTTCAAGTTAATTCGCCTAACCTTAAAACACAGAGATTTTGAAAAATTGAAAGAAGGGGCGATGTGGTTGTATCAAGTAGTTTCGCAAAATTTTCCTATTCCAGTATTAGGACCTGAAGAACCTGCCATCAATAGAATTCGGAATGAGTATCTGAGAACGATCTTAATTAAAATACCGGTAAATTATTCATTAGAACTAACTAAAAAGACTTTAGGAAAAATACTGAAAAGTTTTGAGGCGGTCCCTCAATACCGTGCAATTAAGGTTGTTGTAAATGTTGATCCTTAA
- the rplI gene encoding 50S ribosomal protein L9, which translates to MELILKQDVQNLGFKDDVVTVKAGYGRNFLIPQGFAAMATPSAKKVLAENLRQKAHKEAKVIADANEVAEKLKAIEIKITAKAGGEKLFGSITNIDIAEALAKGGESIDRKFITSGIIKRTGKYTANVRLHRDVIIELPYEVVAEQ; encoded by the coding sequence ATGGAACTTATATTAAAACAAGACGTACAAAACTTAGGTTTTAAAGATGACGTGGTTACTGTGAAAGCAGGTTACGGACGTAACTTTTTGATTCCTCAAGGTTTTGCTGCAATGGCAACACCTTCAGCTAAAAAAGTATTGGCTGAAAACCTAAGACAAAAAGCGCACAAAGAAGCTAAAGTAATCGCTGACGCTAACGAAGTAGCAGAGAAACTTAAAGCTATCGAAATTAAAATCACAGCGAAAGCAGGTGGTGAGAAACTATTTGGATCTATCACAAATATTGATATCGCTGAAGCTTTGGCTAAAGGTGGTGAATCTATCGATAGAAAATTCATTACTTCAGGTATTATCAAACGTACAGGTAAATATACTGCTAACGTAAGATTACACCGTGATGTAATTATTGAATTACCTTACGAAGTTGTTGCAGAACAATAG
- a CDS encoding bifunctional metallophosphatase/5'-nucleotidase: MKRRDFIQNTLAGGALIAGGVTLSSFGTTAKRHLTVLHTNDVHSHIDPFPATDPRNANMGGVARRAALIENIRLENPNVLLLDAGDIFQGTPYFNYYGGEIEFKLMSMMKYDAATLGNHDFDNGIEGFYAQLPHANFDFVSANYDFSKTTLAGLVKPYKVFNKGGIKVGVFGLGIELAGLVDPMMYKETLYLDPVEVAQDTARLLKENEKCDIVIALSHLGYKYTNDQQKISDVKLAALTKDIDLIIGGHTHTFLKKPTVLENAAGKEVLVNQTGCFGLNLGRIDFYLDNDSELAGSGRSITV; encoded by the coding sequence ATGAAAAGAAGAGACTTTATTCAAAATACACTCGCTGGAGGGGCATTAATTGCTGGTGGTGTAACACTAAGCAGTTTTGGAACAACGGCTAAAAGACATTTAACTGTATTACACACGAATGATGTCCACAGCCACATCGACCCTTTTCCTGCAACAGATCCACGAAATGCTAATATGGGAGGAGTAGCCCGCAGAGCAGCTCTTATAGAGAATATTCGTCTTGAGAACCCAAACGTCTTATTATTAGATGCTGGAGATATTTTTCAAGGCACTCCTTATTTTAACTACTATGGTGGTGAAATTGAGTTTAAATTAATGTCAATGATGAAATATGATGCCGCAACTTTGGGCAATCATGATTTTGATAATGGCATCGAAGGCTTTTATGCACAACTTCCACACGCAAATTTCGACTTTGTTTCAGCAAATTATGATTTTAGCAAAACCACTTTGGCTGGATTAGTAAAACCTTACAAAGTTTTTAATAAAGGTGGAATCAAGGTTGGAGTGTTTGGTTTGGGAATTGAGTTGGCAGGATTGGTAGACCCGATGATGTACAAAGAAACCCTCTATTTGGATCCTGTTGAAGTTGCTCAGGATACCGCAAGACTGCTTAAAGAAAATGAGAAATGTGATATTGTAATTGCTTTATCTCACCTAGGCTACAAATATACTAATGATCAGCAGAAAATATCTGATGTAAAGCTTGCCGCTCTTACAAAGGATATCGATTTGATAATTGGCGGACACACCCATACTTTCTTAAAAAAACCTACTGTTTTAGAAAACGCTGCGGGCAAGGAAGTTTTGGTAAACCAAACGGGTTGTTTTGGGCTAAATTTAGGAAGAATTGACTTCTACTTAGATAATGATTCGGAGTTGGCTGGTTCAGGTAGAAGTATTACGGTTTAG
- a CDS encoding YihY/virulence factor BrkB family protein — protein sequence MSQEIEEQLEKIPVVRNIAKYFKTVELPGLEGLTLYELLEIYIIGIIENTVTYKAGSIAFSFFMALFPFALFILNLIPFIPIEGFQQDFLKFVEESVPPNTYGAIESIVNDILNNSYQGLLSTGFILSIFLMANGLNSILGGFETSQHVIIKRGFFRQYFIAVGMSLLISLILIITVAAIVVFEVFIRSIHLQEAIRVNLDLIVIVRYVFVILMLLITTSILFKFGTTRTGKRSFISVGSVFTTVLVIATSYIFAIWVVGFSQYNQLYGSIGTLLIVMFYIWINCMILLLGFELNAAINTAKRKKLFT from the coding sequence TTGTCACAAGAAATAGAAGAGCAATTAGAAAAAATTCCAGTAGTTAGAAATATTGCGAAGTATTTCAAAACAGTCGAACTTCCAGGTTTGGAAGGATTGACGTTGTACGAACTTCTCGAAATTTATATTATAGGTATCATAGAAAATACGGTAACTTATAAGGCTGGCTCCATCGCTTTCAGTTTCTTTATGGCGCTCTTTCCATTCGCATTATTTATACTTAACCTGATACCGTTTATTCCAATTGAAGGATTTCAACAAGATTTTCTAAAGTTTGTCGAAGAGAGCGTTCCGCCCAATACTTATGGTGCAATCGAGTCAATTGTCAACGATATTTTAAATAATAGTTACCAAGGACTTTTGTCTACAGGTTTTATTCTTTCAATATTTTTGATGGCCAATGGCTTAAATTCCATCTTAGGAGGATTTGAAACATCGCAACACGTAATAATTAAAAGGGGGTTTTTTAGACAGTATTTTATTGCTGTAGGAATGTCGCTTCTTATTTCGTTAATCCTAATAATAACAGTTGCAGCAATTGTTGTCTTTGAGGTATTTATCAGAAGCATTCATTTGCAAGAAGCGATTAGAGTTAATCTTGATCTAATTGTAATTGTGCGCTATGTGTTTGTAATTTTAATGCTGTTAATTACGACATCTATATTGTTTAAATTTGGAACAACCCGCACGGGTAAAAGGTCCTTTATATCAGTTGGATCGGTTTTTACAACTGTATTAGTAATTGCAACGTCTTATATTTTTGCGATTTGGGTGGTAGGATTCTCTCAGTATAATCAGCTTTATGGTTCTATAGGAACACTTCTAATTGTGATGTTCTATATTTGGATAAATTGTATGATTCTTCTACTAGGTTTTGAACTTAATGCGGCAATAAATACTGCAAAACGGAAAAAACTTTTTACTTAA
- a CDS encoding DUF2147 domain-containing protein, protein MFRFFTLTAFLFFISLAFSQKSTVVGHWKTVDDKTGKALSIIKIYEKDNVFYGKVVDILDPKAKKKLCEKCPGEDQGKPFLGLVVMSGLKKNGKEYSGGKILDPLNGDFYKCYITLENDDKLKVRGYIGFAIFGRTQYWYRAENSKL, encoded by the coding sequence ATGTTTCGTTTTTTCACATTAACTGCATTTTTATTTTTCATCTCTTTAGCTTTTTCACAAAAGAGTACTGTTGTTGGCCATTGGAAAACGGTAGATGATAAGACGGGCAAAGCTTTATCAATCATAAAAATTTATGAAAAGGATAATGTTTTCTACGGAAAAGTTGTCGATATTTTAGATCCTAAGGCTAAAAAGAAACTATGTGAAAAATGTCCTGGAGAAGATCAAGGTAAACCGTTTCTGGGTCTTGTGGTGATGAGTGGGCTTAAAAAGAATGGCAAAGAGTACTCGGGCGGAAAAATACTTGATCCTCTAAATGGAGACTTTTATAAATGTTACATCACCTTAGAAAATGATGATAAATTAAAAGTTAGAGGATATATTGGATTTGCAATTTTTGGCAGAACACAATATTGGTATAGAGCCGAAAATTCTAAGCTTTAA
- the nadC gene encoding carboxylating nicotinate-nucleotide diphosphorylase, giving the protein MISQQQFDHELDLIIANGIREDVGDGDHSSLACIPADARGKAKLLVKDEGIIAGVNFAERLIKYVDGDLKMEKFIEDGSPVKYGDVVFHLEGKSQSILKAERLLLNAMQRMSAIATKTNFFVQLLEGTNTKILDTRKTTPGIRALEKWAVKIGGGENHRFALYDMVMLKDNHIDFAGGIGKAIEKTKQYLLSNNLDLKIIVEARDLDEVKQILAAGGVYRILLDNFDYAMTREAVAIIGDQSLTESSGNINEKTVRQYAECGVNAISSGALTHSVYNMDLSLKAI; this is encoded by the coding sequence ATGATTTCACAGCAACAATTTGATCACGAATTAGACCTAATAATAGCAAACGGAATTAGAGAAGATGTAGGCGATGGCGATCATAGCTCATTAGCTTGTATTCCTGCCGATGCTCGCGGAAAAGCAAAACTCCTTGTCAAAGATGAGGGAATTATTGCTGGAGTCAATTTTGCCGAAAGGCTTATAAAATATGTCGATGGCGATCTAAAAATGGAGAAATTTATCGAAGATGGTTCGCCGGTAAAATATGGTGATGTGGTATTTCATCTAGAAGGAAAATCACAATCTATCTTAAAAGCCGAACGTTTATTGCTCAATGCTATGCAAAGAATGTCGGCGATTGCAACAAAAACTAATTTTTTTGTACAACTTTTAGAAGGTACTAATACCAAAATATTAGATACTAGAAAAACCACTCCAGGAATTCGCGCTCTCGAAAAATGGGCGGTAAAAATTGGAGGTGGCGAAAATCATCGTTTTGCACTTTATGACATGGTCATGTTAAAGGACAATCATATTGATTTTGCCGGTGGCATTGGAAAAGCAATCGAAAAAACAAAACAATATCTTTTGAGCAACAATCTGGATCTCAAGATAATTGTTGAAGCTCGAGATCTAGATGAAGTTAAGCAAATTTTGGCCGCTGGCGGAGTTTATAGAATTCTACTTGACAATTTTGACTATGCGATGACTAGAGAAGCCGTTGCCATAATAGGAGATCAGAGTCTTACAGAATCTTCAGGAAACATCAATGAAAAAACGGTTCGTCAATACGCTGAATGTGGTGTAAATGCTATTTCGTCGGGCGCATTAACGCACTCAGTCTATAATATGGATTTGAGTTTAAAAGCAATTTAA
- the rpsR gene encoding 30S ribosomal protein S18 gives MATLQQSASGKKDGDIRYLTPLNIETNKAKKYCRFKKSGIKYIDYKDADFLLKFVNEQGKILPRRLTGTSLKFQRKVSVAVKRARHLALMPYVADLLK, from the coding sequence ATGGCAACATTACAACAATCGGCTTCAGGGAAAAAAGACGGGGATATCAGATATCTTACGCCTTTAAATATTGAAACAAATAAAGCAAAAAAATACTGTCGTTTCAAAAAATCAGGTATCAAGTATATCGATTATAAAGACGCAGATTTCCTTTTGAAATTTGTAAACGAACAAGGAAAAATTCTTCCTCGTCGTTTGACTGGAACTTCATTGAAGTTTCAAAGAAAAGTGTCTGTAGCTGTAAAAAGAGCAAGACATTTAGCTTTAATGCCATACGTGGCGGATTTACTTAAATAA
- the ligA gene encoding NAD-dependent DNA ligase LigA, with the protein MDVKVQIEELRKSLNEHNYNYYALDAATISDKEFDLKLKELQILEEKHPEYFDQNSPTQRVGGVVTKNFATTAHEKRIYSLDNSYSKEDVLEWQKRVQKSLGIDDLEFVCELKYDGASISIIYEDGKLKRAVTRGDGYKGDEVTNNVRTIKTVPLQIPENTAAKNFEVRGEIILPFAGFEKMNNDLIEIGETRYANPRNTASGSLKLQDSAVVAQRPLECLIYSLVTDSSEIKTHFESLNLARKLGFKVPAESRLVNNIEAVFEFIEYWNIHRHDLPYETDGVVIKVNSTYYQEELGFTAKSPRWAIAYKFETERASTLLKEITYQVGRTGAITPVANLEAVQLAGTVVRRASLHNADQIERLDIRENDTVFVEKGGEIIPKIIGVDLALRPENSEPTIYITNCPECQTLLVRKEGEAQHYCPNFYGCPPQVAGRIQHFISRKAMDIDGIGSETSTLLYQNHLIESYADLYELTVEQLLPLERMAQKSADNIINGIENSKKVPFERVLFGLGIRYVGETVAKKLANHYKNSDALAAASFEDLVLVDEIGERIASSIIQFFANAENIKILERLKVYGLQLQIEESGSKIISDKFLGKSFVVSGVFTNFSRDELKLLIERNSGKNVGSISSKTDFIVAGENMGPAKLEKAVKLGITILSEEDFMKFLNEG; encoded by the coding sequence ATGGATGTCAAAGTACAAATTGAGGAGTTGCGCAAATCTCTCAACGAACACAATTACAACTATTATGCTCTTGATGCTGCGACAATCTCCGATAAGGAATTTGACCTTAAATTAAAAGAGCTTCAAATTCTAGAGGAAAAACATCCTGAATATTTTGACCAAAACTCGCCTACCCAACGCGTTGGCGGTGTAGTCACAAAAAACTTTGCAACTACTGCTCACGAAAAAAGAATTTACTCCCTGGATAATTCTTACTCTAAAGAAGATGTTTTGGAATGGCAAAAACGCGTACAAAAATCCTTAGGAATTGACGATTTAGAATTTGTTTGTGAGCTTAAATATGACGGCGCTTCAATTAGTATTATATATGAAGACGGAAAACTTAAACGTGCGGTAACACGTGGAGATGGTTATAAAGGAGATGAGGTTACAAATAATGTACGAACTATAAAAACGGTACCGTTACAGATTCCAGAAAATACTGCAGCAAAAAATTTTGAAGTTCGTGGAGAAATAATTCTTCCTTTCGCTGGATTTGAAAAGATGAATAATGATCTGATTGAAATTGGTGAAACCCGTTATGCCAATCCCCGAAATACTGCTTCAGGAAGTTTAAAATTACAGGACAGCGCGGTGGTTGCCCAAAGGCCTTTGGAGTGCTTAATCTACTCACTGGTTACGGACAGTTCAGAAATAAAAACACATTTTGAGTCTTTGAACTTAGCTCGAAAATTGGGTTTCAAAGTTCCAGCTGAATCTCGTTTAGTAAATAACATAGAGGCGGTATTTGAGTTTATTGAGTATTGGAATATTCATCGACATGACCTTCCGTATGAGACCGATGGAGTTGTCATCAAAGTTAACAGCACCTACTATCAAGAGGAGTTAGGATTTACTGCCAAAAGTCCACGCTGGGCAATCGCTTATAAATTTGAGACAGAACGTGCCTCCACCTTACTTAAAGAAATTACTTATCAAGTGGGTAGGACCGGTGCAATCACACCGGTTGCCAATCTCGAAGCGGTACAGCTTGCAGGCACTGTGGTAAGACGGGCGTCATTACATAATGCCGATCAGATTGAACGCCTAGATATTCGTGAAAACGACACAGTTTTTGTTGAAAAAGGAGGAGAGATTATTCCAAAGATTATTGGAGTGGATTTAGCACTGAGACCCGAAAATTCTGAACCTACAATTTATATTACAAACTGTCCGGAATGCCAGACGTTATTAGTTAGAAAAGAGGGAGAAGCTCAACATTACTGTCCAAATTTTTATGGCTGTCCCCCGCAAGTGGCGGGAAGAATACAGCACTTTATTTCGCGTAAAGCAATGGATATTGACGGGATAGGAAGTGAGACTAGTACATTATTATATCAAAATCATTTAATAGAATCGTATGCAGACTTGTACGAACTTACGGTTGAGCAACTACTGCCTTTAGAGCGAATGGCGCAAAAATCTGCGGACAACATTATAAACGGCATCGAGAACTCTAAAAAAGTTCCTTTTGAACGCGTTCTTTTTGGATTAGGAATTCGATATGTTGGAGAAACCGTGGCTAAGAAATTGGCGAATCATTACAAAAATAGTGATGCGCTGGCAGCTGCTTCCTTTGAAGATTTAGTATTAGTCGATGAAATTGGAGAGCGAATTGCCTCAAGCATTATTCAATTTTTTGCAAATGCCGAAAATATAAAGATACTTGAAAGATTAAAAGTATACGGTCTTCAGTTGCAAATAGAAGAAAGTGGAAGTAAAATAATTTCGGATAAATTTCTAGGCAAGAGTTTTGTTGTTTCGGGTGTGTTTACCAATTTTTCTCGTGATGAACTGAAGCTTTTGATTGAAAGAAATAGCGGAAAAAATGTTGGAAGTATATCGTCAAAGACAGATTTTATTGTTGCTGGTGAAAATATGGGACCTGCAAAATTAGAAAAAGCAGTTAAGCTAGGAATTACCATACTAAGTGAAGAAGACTTTATGAAATTTCTAAATGAGGGATAG
- a CDS encoding DUF6495 family protein, whose protein sequence is MKYARLTKEQFDELHPEFANFLATQSIDKKEWDEIKVNKPEVAEQELDVFSDLIWEGVLARAEYMEHFAKAYIFLFECTETQVHSIVLKAQDDTVDFLTKEGLQWLSDNMFTDNVEIKMGKKEFGDQRSESIFSLIQQGAFLSDGHLYKQIKTIIES, encoded by the coding sequence ATGAAATATGCACGATTAACCAAAGAACAATTTGATGAACTTCATCCAGAATTTGCTAATTTTTTGGCCACTCAATCTATTGATAAAAAAGAATGGGACGAAATAAAAGTCAATAAGCCAGAGGTTGCTGAACAAGAATTAGATGTATTCTCAGATCTGATCTGGGAAGGTGTGCTTGCGCGAGCTGAATATATGGAGCACTTTGCTAAAGCCTATATTTTCCTATTCGAATGTACAGAAACTCAAGTACACTCAATTGTTTTGAAAGCGCAAGACGATACGGTTGACTTCTTGACCAAAGAAGGATTGCAATGGCTGAGCGATAATATGTTTACTGACAACGTTGAAATAAAAATGGGCAAAAAGGAATTTGGTGATCAGCGTTCAGAGTCCATCTTTAGTTTAATACAGCAAGGAGCCTTCTTAAGTGACGGACATCTTTACAAGCAAATTAAAACAATAATCGAATCGTAA
- a CDS encoding LytR/AlgR family response regulator transcription factor has product MKLNCVIVDDSSIQRIVVAKLANSHANLQLVGEFSNAIEARSCITTQKVDLIFLDIEMPVINGFAFIDGLKEKPQIIFITSKAEYAVKAFDYDATDYLQKPITVGRFDAAVKRAVEFHSLKRDVSDVEGEHIFIKSNLKKLKIYTSKIKWIEAFGDYVNVVTEDGKHLVLSTMKAFQEDLPETRFIRVHKSYIINIDKVERFNSKFAEIGTAKIPLSRNKKENLVAALSTE; this is encoded by the coding sequence ATGAAATTAAATTGTGTCATTGTGGACGATAGTTCGATACAACGAATTGTCGTGGCAAAACTGGCCAATAGTCACGCTAATCTCCAATTGGTTGGAGAATTCTCTAATGCTATAGAAGCTAGAAGCTGCATAACCACTCAAAAAGTAGATCTTATTTTTTTGGATATAGAAATGCCCGTCATTAACGGGTTTGCATTTATTGATGGACTGAAAGAAAAACCCCAAATTATTTTTATTACTTCCAAAGCAGAGTATGCAGTCAAAGCATTTGATTATGATGCTACAGATTACTTGCAAAAGCCTATTACTGTTGGCCGATTTGATGCCGCCGTAAAGAGAGCGGTCGAATTCCACTCTTTAAAGCGAGACGTTAGCGATGTGGAAGGTGAGCATATCTTTATTAAAAGTAATTTGAAAAAATTAAAAATTTACACTTCCAAAATAAAATGGATTGAGGCATTTGGCGATTACGTTAATGTAGTTACCGAAGATGGAAAACATCTTGTGTTGTCAACTATGAAGGCTTTTCAGGAAGATTTACCCGAAACCCGCTTTATTCGTGTACATAAATCTTATATCATCAACATTGACAAGGTAGAACGCTTCAATAGCAAATTTGCCGAAATTGGTACAGCGAAGATTCCTTTAAGCAGAAATAAGAAAGAAAATTTAGTTGCAGCTTTGTCTACAGAATAA
- the rpsF gene encoding 30S ribosomal protein S6, with product MNHYETVFILNPVLSEVQVKETVSKFEDFLTSRGAEMVSKEDWGLKKMAYEIQNKKSGFYHLFEFNVPGEVLIAFETEFRRDERVMRFLTVSLDKHAISWAERRRTKLKAAKA from the coding sequence ATGAATCATTATGAAACTGTTTTCATTTTAAATCCCGTTTTATCTGAAGTTCAGGTGAAGGAAACAGTAAGCAAATTTGAAGATTTTCTTACGTCACGCGGAGCAGAAATGGTATCTAAAGAGGATTGGGGCCTGAAAAAAATGGCTTACGAAATCCAAAACAAAAAGAGTGGTTTTTACCACCTATTCGAATTTAACGTTCCAGGAGAAGTTTTGATTGCTTTCGAAACTGAATTCAGACGTGATGAAAGAGTTATGCGTTTTCTAACAGTAAGTTTAGACAAACATGCAATTTCATGGGCGGAAAGAAGAAGAACTAAACTAAAAGCAGCAAAAGCGTAA